From Vigna unguiculata cultivar IT97K-499-35 chromosome 5, ASM411807v1, whole genome shotgun sequence, the proteins below share one genomic window:
- the LOC114184580 gene encoding glycine-rich cell wall structural protein-like encodes MAAASRKSSGPVPPHASTAATMTPVSVMRTVKEEERESEEGLRRERERVELQRRWRGGRRCCHGGDGRGGGGSSGRGSGDGHGGDGGGEGGHVGCGGGGGALGSDGRSGSGGEGCNGYGGRGDGGQGGGGGGNRAGGGDRGGGGGCGGGGGGGCGGRGSGCRGSDGRGGGGGGSGRGGGEGHGCDSGGHSSGSGGGNGGTGCGCGGGGPSFDGRGGGGGGGCKGCGGCGGHGGDGRGCGRGGGEGHGCHSGGHSGGGGGGGGGDVVVLAVVVVVVAIVVMVMVVVVVGAVRVVVVVVVMGCGGCGGHGGDGGRCGGGDGHVGDGGGHGGGGCGGLGVDGGGGGGGRGVGGVAGGSGCRGGGSGCGGGGGGRDAGGGGDRGVFMWVPMGSDFRFTVHGLGSKIYGFSYRVYGLGFKVYGLRAGGRGRGCGCCGGVGRGGRGSGRSGRGGGCGSGRGDGDGHGGNGGGLVGVVVFMVVVVVVVVVVVVMVVALVVVIVIVVKWWGGGVYGGGCHGGGGCGDGGGVGGVDCDRGEGGGHGVVGVSCWFRWVQGSDSRFMV; translated from the exons ATGGCGGCAGCTTCTAGAAAATCAAGCGGTCCAGTGCCGCCACACGCTTCCACTGCCGCCACCATGACCCCCGTTTCTGTGATGCGGACGGTGAAGGAGGAAGAAAGGGAAAGTGAAGAAGGGCTtcgcagagagagagagagagtggaaTTGCAGAGGCGCTGGCGGGGAGGAAGAAGG tgttgTCATGGTGGTGATGGCCGTGGCGGTGGTGGTAGTAGTGGCCGTGGTAGTGGTGATGGccatggtggtgatggtggtggtgaaggGGGTCAtgttggttgtggtggtggtggtggtgcccTTGGTTCTGATGGTCGtagtggtagtggtggtgagGGCTGTAATGGTTATGGTGGCCGTGGTGATGGTGGTCAAG gtggtggtggtggtggaaacCGTGCTGGTGGTGGTgatcgtggtggtggtggtggttgtg gtggtggtggtggtggtggttgtggtggccGTGGTAGTGGTTGTCGTGGTAGTgatggtcgtggtggtggtggtggtggtagtggtcgtggtggtggtgagGGCCATGGTTGTGATAGTGGTGGCCATAGtagtggtagtggtggtggaaATGGTGGtactggttgtggttgtggtggtggtggccctTCTTTTgatggtcgtggtggtggtggtggtgggggcTGTAAGGGTTGTGGTGGCTGTGGTGGGCATGGTGGTGATGGTCGTGGTTgtggccgtggtggtggtgaGGGCCACGGTTGTCATAGTGGTGGCcatagtggtggtggtggtggtggtggtggtggtgatgtgGTGGTGCTGgctgtggttgtggtggtggtggccattGTTGTGATGGTcatggtggtggtagtggtggggGCTGTAAGGGttgtggtggtcgtggtggtgatg GGTTGTGGTGGCTGTGGTGGtcatggtggtgatggtggtcgTTGTGGGGGTGGTGATGGGCATGTTGGTGATGGTGGAggccatggtggtggtggttgtggtggccTTGGTGtcgatggtggtggtggtggtggtggtcgtggtgtcGGTGGTGTTGCTGGTGGTAGTGGTTGTCGTGGTGGTGGGAGtggctgtggtggtggtggtggcggtcgTGAtgctggtggtggtggtgatcgtg GGGTGTTCATGTGGGTTCCGATGGGTTCGGATTTCAGGTTCACGGTTCATGGTTTAGGGTCTAAGATTTATGGTTTCTCGTatagggtttatggtttagggtttaaggtttatGGTTTACG TGCtggtggtcgtggtcgtggttgtggttgttgtggTGGTGTTGGCCGTGGTGGTCGTGGCAGTGGTCGtagtggtcgtggtggtggttgtggtagtgGTCGTGGTGATGGTGATGGCCATGGTGGTAATGGTGGTGGCT TGGTGGGGGTGGTGGTgtttatggtggtggtggtggtggtggtggtggtggttgtggtgatggTAGTGGCGTTGGTGGTGGTGATTGTGATCGTGGTGAAG TGGTGGGGCGGTGGTGTTTATGGTGGTGGTtgtcatggtggtggtggttgtggtgatggtggtggcgTTGGTGGTGTTGATTGTGATCGTGGTGAAGGTGGTGGTCATGGTGTGGTAGGGGTTTCTTGTTGGTTCAGGTGGGTTCAGGGTTCAGATTCACGGTTCATG gtttag